In Flavobacterium gelatinilyticum, a genomic segment contains:
- a CDS encoding energy transducer TonB, with amino-acid sequence MNKFFLSIAIILPLFVFSQANIKPGFASEQFPVFPKCENLQAKELEKCFYREVQDFVYNTFEVPADLKQNNYKGEVRVLFEVDANGEFKVIYVNAINDELAEEAKRTFSKFPKIKPSTYNGRPTYSKYTIVIDIPLKNAGQIEAEALAAAEILQPVEKPMTELDSIVYKKYNMPEFESHLNIPFSHSYYAQFDGAMNQVGSNNHTASKPYTYAEVSKYYNLKAVNQSLQKNVSSWLGRKWWNENMVQIQGEDYWLALNPIVDLQMGKASDLDASYSYVNTRALNFRGGLGKQINFTTTVFESQGRFAGYYNSYAETLKPSGGNPAIIPGMGIAKRFKTDAYDFPLAEANITFAPGKIFDFQLGYGRNFIGDGYRSLLESDGASPYPYFKINTNFWKIKYTNTYMWLKDVRPDVTIERTYATKFMANHYLSWNVSNKLNLGFFESVVWTDTNNRGFDINFVNPIIFYRSVEFSSSSRSGNALLGATAKYKWNNSLNFYGQFLLDEFSVSDMGAGEKSWKNKFGYQLGAKYYNAFKVKDLLLQLEYNHVRPYVYSHSAVITNYGHNNQSIGHQWGGNFNELVAIGRYHKGRLFADAKFTMGTRGLDFDTAEDSYNYGGNIYKSYDENRPYDKGVKVGQGNKTSVFIADIQGGYLINPMTNLKLFGNFIYRNFDPAQETAATFKQSSTWFTIGLRSDIFNWYFDY; translated from the coding sequence GTGAATAAGTTTTTTTTATCAATTGCTATTATTTTACCTCTATTTGTTTTTAGTCAGGCAAATATAAAGCCCGGTTTTGCATCGGAACAGTTTCCGGTTTTTCCTAAATGTGAAAACCTTCAGGCAAAAGAACTTGAAAAATGTTTTTACAGAGAAGTTCAGGATTTTGTTTATAATACTTTTGAAGTTCCGGCAGATCTGAAACAGAATAATTATAAAGGTGAAGTAAGGGTGCTTTTTGAAGTTGATGCAAATGGCGAGTTTAAGGTTATTTATGTAAATGCAATAAATGATGAACTGGCAGAAGAAGCAAAACGTACTTTTTCTAAATTTCCTAAAATAAAACCGTCAACCTATAACGGAAGACCAACTTATTCTAAGTATACAATTGTAATAGATATTCCTTTAAAAAATGCCGGTCAGATTGAAGCAGAAGCTTTGGCGGCTGCTGAAATTTTACAGCCAGTCGAAAAACCAATGACAGAACTGGACAGCATTGTATATAAAAAATACAACATGCCGGAATTTGAAAGTCATTTAAATATCCCGTTTTCTCACAGCTACTACGCGCAGTTTGACGGAGCAATGAATCAGGTTGGAAGTAATAATCACACCGCTTCTAAGCCATATACGTATGCAGAGGTTTCGAAGTATTACAATTTAAAAGCTGTAAATCAGTCGCTGCAAAAAAATGTTTCAAGCTGGCTGGGAAGAAAATGGTGGAATGAAAATATGGTGCAGATCCAGGGAGAAGATTACTGGCTGGCTTTAAATCCAATCGTAGATCTTCAAATGGGAAAAGCCTCAGACCTTGATGCGTCATATTCGTATGTAAATACGCGTGCACTGAATTTTAGAGGAGGTTTAGGAAAGCAAATTAACTTTACGACTACCGTTTTTGAAAGTCAGGGGAGATTTGCAGGATATTATAACAGTTATGCCGAAACCCTAAAACCTTCGGGAGGAAATCCTGCGATTATTCCGGGAATGGGAATTGCAAAACGATTCAAGACAGATGCCTATGATTTTCCTTTGGCAGAAGCAAATATCACGTTTGCGCCGGGAAAAATATTTGATTTTCAATTGGGCTACGGTAGAAATTTTATTGGAGACGGATACCGTTCGTTGTTAGAAAGTGACGGAGCAAGCCCATATCCGTATTTCAAAATCAATACTAACTTCTGGAAGATAAAATACACCAACACTTATATGTGGCTGAAAGATGTTCGTCCTGACGTTACGATTGAAAGAACCTATGCGACTAAATTCATGGCTAATCATTATTTGAGCTGGAACGTTTCGAATAAATTAAATTTAGGATTTTTTGAATCTGTAGTCTGGACAGATACAAACAACAGAGGTTTTGATATTAATTTTGTAAATCCAATTATTTTTTACCGTTCAGTTGAATTTTCATCTTCGTCAAGAAGCGGAAATGCTCTTTTGGGAGCTACAGCTAAATACAAATGGAACAACAGTCTGAATTTCTACGGTCAGTTTTTGCTGGATGAGTTTTCAGTAAGCGATATGGGAGCAGGGGAGAAGAGCTGGAAAAATAAATTTGGGTATCAGTTAGGAGCAAAATACTATAATGCTTTTAAGGTTAAAGACTTATTGCTGCAATTAGAATACAATCACGTTCGTCCGTATGTGTATTCACACAGTGCTGTAATTACGAATTACGGACATAATAATCAAAGCATCGGCCATCAGTGGGGCGGGAATTTTAACGAATTGGTCGCAATTGGCCGTTACCATAAAGGACGTCTTTTTGCAGATGCTAAATTTACAATGGGAACAAGAGGACTTGACTTTGACACTGCAGAAGATAGTTATAATTACGGAGGCAACATCTATAAAAGCTACGATGAAAACCGCCCTTATGATAAAGGAGTAAAAGTGGGTCAGGGAAATAAAACCAGTGTTTTTATTGCAGACATTCAGGGAGGATATTTGATTAATCCGATGACGAATTTAAAACTCTTTGGAAATTTTATTTACAGAAACTTTGATCCGGCTCAGGAAACTGCGGCAACATTCAAACAAAGCTCTACCTGGTTTACCATCGGATTACGTTCTGATATCTTTAACTGGTATTTTGATTAC
- the deoC gene encoding deoxyribose-phosphate aldolase, which yields MNIKQYLDSTYLKTASQAGISEEENSLVVKNAIQEAIDEEFKLIMIRPEYVSLAKEMIVNANSALLVGTVIDFPEGTSSIETKIKEANEAVENGADDLDFVCNYEAFKNGDISLVKEEILIGTQIGLANNKTVKWIIEAAALSDKEIIQLSALIKNVVISNFKEDDYTSVFVKSSTGFYQTENNLPNGATVHSIIIMLENASPLSVKAAGGVRSYEDAVEMISLGVKRIGTSAAKTIADGKNTSNQY from the coding sequence ATGAATATTAAGCAATATTTAGATTCTACGTATTTAAAAACTGCTTCTCAGGCCGGAATTTCGGAAGAGGAAAACAGTCTTGTAGTTAAAAATGCCATTCAGGAAGCTATTGACGAAGAGTTTAAACTCATCATGATAAGACCTGAATATGTATCATTAGCTAAAGAAATGATTGTAAATGCCAATTCGGCTCTGCTTGTGGGTACGGTGATCGATTTTCCGGAAGGAACGTCATCTATAGAAACCAAAATTAAAGAAGCAAACGAAGCGGTTGAAAACGGTGCAGACGATTTGGATTTTGTCTGTAACTACGAAGCTTTTAAGAATGGCGATATTTCATTAGTAAAAGAAGAAATTTTAATTGGCACCCAGATAGGACTTGCCAATAATAAAACAGTAAAATGGATTATCGAAGCAGCGGCTTTAAGCGACAAAGAAATTATTCAGCTTTCTGCTTTAATAAAAAATGTAGTCATTTCAAATTTTAAAGAAGATGACTATACCTCGGTTTTTGTGAAATCATCTACAGGATTTTATCAAACAGAAAATAATCTGCCAAACGGTGCAACGGTTCACTCTATAATTATAATGTTAGAAAATGCATCACCTCTGTCTGTAAAAGCGGCCGGCGGCGTAAGGTCTTATGAAGATGCTGTTGAAATGATCAGTTTAGGAGTAAAACGTATCGGAACTTCTGCAGCGAAAACAATTGCTGACGGGAAAAATACCTCAAATCAATATTAA
- a CDS encoding VanZ family protein — MPKQLLLIWAIVCSGIIAYFCLMDSGNIPVVNFPSIDKIVHFCFHFGFTISWILFFKKELKGRDANEYKAYLVSFIFSVFFGITIEILQGVFTVTRASDVSDVLANALGAVAAVFSAIAFKKQIDKI; from the coding sequence GTGCCTAAACAATTACTGTTAATCTGGGCAATAGTCTGCTCAGGAATCATTGCTTATTTTTGTTTAATGGATTCAGGCAATATTCCGGTAGTTAATTTCCCGAGCATTGATAAAATTGTACACTTCTGTTTTCATTTCGGTTTTACGATTTCCTGGATTTTGTTCTTCAAAAAAGAACTGAAAGGCAGAGATGCAAATGAGTATAAAGCCTATTTGGTTTCGTTTATATTTTCTGTTTTTTTTGGAATAACAATCGAAATCCTGCAGGGTGTTTTTACGGTAACCAGAGCTTCAGATGTATCAGATGTTTTGGCAAATGCATTAGGGGCAGTCGCGGCCGTTTTCTCAGCCATAGCCTTTAAAAAGCAGATCGATAAAATATAG
- the gcvH gene encoding glycine cleavage system protein GcvH, whose product MSIPANLKYTKDHEWVSIEGDVATVGITHFAQKELGDIVYVEVETLDQTLAKDEVFGTVEAVKTVSDLFLPLSGEIIAFNEDLESAPETVNSDPYGDGWMIKVKISDASEIDSLLSDEAYKQLIGA is encoded by the coding sequence ATGAGCATACCAGCAAATTTAAAGTACACAAAAGATCACGAATGGGTTAGCATCGAAGGCGATGTTGCAACTGTAGGAATTACTCATTTTGCACAAAAAGAGTTAGGGGATATCGTGTATGTTGAGGTAGAAACTTTAGATCAGACACTTGCTAAAGATGAGGTTTTTGGAACAGTTGAAGCTGTAAAAACAGTTTCGGATTTATTCTTGCCTTTAAGCGGCGAAATCATTGCTTTTAATGAAGATTTAGAAAGCGCTCCTGAGACAGTAAACTCTGATCCTTATGGAGATGGATGGATGATCAAAGTTAAAATTTCTGATGCATCAGAAATCGATTCATTATTGTCTGACGAAGCTTATAAACAACTTATCGGTGCCTAA
- the sprA gene encoding cell surface protein SprA — MRKICIFLLVLLCGNVIRSQVNPAVQDTTKTQFSVGKMELENPPSILSGYKYDPVTDRYIYTSSVDGFSIDYPLVLTRREYEDLVLKEARRDYFRKKMDAIDGKKNNSEAAKKDLLPRYYINSSLFESIFGSNTIDVKPTGSVEMDLGLRYTKQDNPAFSPRNRSSLTFDFDQRISMSLMGKIGTRLEVNANYDTQSTFAFQNLFKLAYTPSEDDIIQKVEVGNVSMPLNSTLIRGAQSLFGVKAQLQFGKTTVTGVFSEQKSQTKSVVAENGGTVQNFDLFALDYDSDRHFFLSQYFRNRYDESLKKYPFIDSRVQITRIEVWVTNKQNRVAVNNNNLRNIIALQDLGESQITGIPDNQVVVISSTTGFFNSAPDSPTNNNNNKYDPATIGKGNSFLKPEIREVVTAKSGFTEANVSEATDYSILENARKLTTNEFTYNAQLGYISLQQRLANDEILAVAFEYTVGGKVYQVGEFGSDGVDATVVTGNSNGNQAVITQSLILKMLKSNLTNVQNPVWNLMMKNVYQIPQAYQLKQDDFRLNILYTDPSPINYITPVSESQPFPEHDDPNLNVKNTALLNVFNLDRLNYNNDPQAGGDGFFDYVPGVTVDVQNGRIIFTTKEPFGELLFNKLLETNGSRSYDDPSTYNDNQKKYVFRNMYRNTQAAALQDSDKNKFLLRGKYKSSGSNGIPIGAFNVPQGSVVVTAAGRVLVEGIDYSVDYQLGRVQILDPSLQASNTPIEVSLENNSIFGQQTRRFMGFNVEHKISDKFVVGGTFLKMTERPFTQKSSYGQESVNNTIFGFNGNYSTEVPFLTRLANKLPNIDTDVPSNLSIRGEVAFLRPDAPKASDFQGEATIYVDDFEGSQSTIDMRSAYSWSLSSTPFINSAGDVTFNAHYEDLRYGYKRAKLSWYTIDPVFYSSKPSGISNDDLSLNTTRRIYSKELYPNTDIAQGQIQVINTLDLTYYPSERGPYNNNPDFGVTDPSTNFGGIMRALNSTNFEQGNVEYIQFWVLDPYVGNSQASNGNIGKIYFNLGEISEDILKDGRKQYENGLGPDQVLVNPRPLWGDVPASQSLIYAFDNNADNRKNQDVGLDGLSSPQEGAIYTNYAGEADPAADDYLYYLNTDGGVLERYKNYNGTEGNSAVSINDPNRGSTTLPDVEDINRDNTMSTINAYYEYSIDIKPGMEVGDKYVTDVRDVPNAELPNGATTPARWIQFKVPVSQPQNTIGNITDFRSIRFMRMFMTGFNDQMTLRFGALDLVRGEWRKYTGTLDINHPANPNSSVEFEVAAVNVQENGTKEPVNYVMPPGVQREQLYNNNTIINQNEQALSLRVDGTGLEYQDARAVFKNVSVDMRQYKKLKMFLHAESLTGEVPLEDGEMIGFIRFGNDFTQNFYQVEVPLNVTRPVGSAQVAADQVWMDSNSIDLALELLTRMKILGMKIDINSTKRDENGIYYPDNDPEVEGGDNSDRLILGIKGNPNFGLVRNLMVGVKNRSDHKVLKGEFWFNELRLADLENKGGMAAILNVDTNMADFATLSATGRKSTIGFGSLEQGANERDREDVQQYNIVTNLNLGKLLPPKWGINLPFNYAIGEEVITPEYDPFNQDIKLKQLLEVTTDKAERDNIRTRAVDYTKRRSINFIGVRKDRAQEQKPHVYDVENFTFSQSYNQVDRHDYEVEDYKDEQTNTAVNYAYTFQPKEITPLKNNKFMKKSEYWKILSDFNFNYLPTNISFNSNILRQSNRQMYRDVQVEGIEIDPLYRRNFAFNYQYGFGFNLTKSLKLNYSATSNNIVRNFMNDDNVPKEDFNIWDDYFDIGTPNQHAQQLVLNYDIPINKIPVFGFVKASYSYTADYMWQRSSTAFSEYVDDTGNIFNLGNTIQNSNSNTLTTTLNMNTLYKYLGLTPGAKTPKAKQPVAAPKPGEKIVNTAKPVAASSPFYDGLIGVLTSVKNIQINYTKNSGTVLPGYIPSVGFFGTTKPSLGFVFGSQDDIRYEAAKNGWLTTYQDFNQNFTQVTNKLLKVTANIDLFPDLKVDLTMDRSYSENTSEQYSVNEQNEYMPLSPYTYGMFSISTVLIKTAFSTSDEFQSSAFDDFRSNRLVIANRLALSRYGSEAAIPRYGDDNNKIPAPSDPNYAIYVANQGYPIGYTKSNQAVLLPAFLAAYTGADASSSSTSIFRNFPIPNWSIKYNGLMRYKYFKDKFKRFSLQHNYRASYTVNQFRSNFDYNDSPQVQDVNTNFYNKIIMSNVNLVEQFSPLIRMDFELKSSLRVLSEIKKDRALSMSFDNNLLTEVKGMEYIIGLGYRFKDVIFSSRLADNPTGIIKSDINIKADFSLRNNETLVRYLDYDNNQLAAGQNIWSVKLTADYSFSKNLTAIFYYDHSFSKAVISTSYPLTNIRSGFTLRYNFGN, encoded by the coding sequence ATGCGTAAAATTTGTATTTTTTTACTGGTTTTATTATGTGGTAATGTTATACGGTCACAGGTAAATCCGGCAGTTCAAGATACAACCAAGACTCAGTTTTCTGTTGGGAAAATGGAGCTGGAGAATCCCCCAAGCATACTTTCGGGTTATAAATACGATCCCGTTACAGATCGATATATCTACACAAGTTCTGTTGATGGTTTTTCAATAGACTATCCGCTTGTTCTTACCCGAAGAGAATATGAAGATTTGGTTTTAAAAGAAGCCAGAAGAGATTATTTCAGAAAAAAAATGGATGCCATTGATGGTAAGAAAAACAACAGCGAAGCAGCCAAAAAAGATTTACTGCCAAGATATTACATCAATTCAAGTCTTTTCGAAAGCATTTTCGGGAGTAATACCATTGATGTAAAACCTACCGGATCTGTCGAAATGGATTTGGGGCTTCGTTATACCAAACAGGACAATCCGGCATTTTCACCCCGAAACAGGTCAAGCCTTACTTTCGACTTTGATCAGCGTATCAGTATGAGTTTGATGGGAAAAATCGGAACCCGTTTAGAGGTAAACGCAAACTACGATACCCAGTCAACATTTGCTTTCCAAAATTTATTTAAACTGGCGTATACCCCTTCAGAAGATGATATTATTCAGAAAGTTGAGGTCGGTAACGTAAGTATGCCGCTTAACAGCACCTTAATTCGTGGTGCTCAGAGTTTATTTGGGGTAAAAGCACAGCTGCAATTTGGTAAAACAACCGTTACAGGAGTTTTCTCAGAACAAAAATCACAGACCAAAAGTGTAGTGGCCGAAAATGGAGGAACGGTTCAGAATTTTGATTTGTTTGCTTTGGATTACGACAGCGACCGACACTTTTTCCTTTCGCAGTACTTTAGAAACAGATACGACGAATCATTAAAGAAATATCCTTTTATCGACAGCCGTGTTCAAATTACAAGGATAGAGGTCTGGGTAACCAACAAACAAAACAGGGTTGCCGTAAACAACAATAACTTAAGAAACATTATTGCACTTCAGGATTTAGGAGAATCTCAAATTACCGGAATTCCGGATAATCAGGTAGTAGTGATTTCGTCAACAACAGGATTCTTTAATAGTGCGCCTGACTCGCCAACAAACAATAACAACAATAAATACGATCCAGCTACAATTGGTAAGGGAAATTCGTTCTTAAAACCGGAAATTAGAGAAGTTGTAACAGCAAAATCCGGATTCACGGAAGCGAATGTAAGTGAAGCAACCGATTACTCGATTTTAGAAAATGCACGAAAATTAACCACAAACGAATTTACTTATAATGCACAATTAGGATATATTTCTTTGCAGCAGCGTTTAGCAAATGATGAAATTCTTGCCGTTGCCTTTGAGTATACCGTTGGAGGAAAAGTGTATCAGGTTGGGGAGTTTGGTAGTGATGGTGTTGATGCAACTGTAGTAACAGGAAACAGTAACGGAAATCAGGCCGTTATTACACAAAGTTTGATTTTAAAAATGCTGAAAAGTAATTTGACAAATGTTCAAAATCCGGTTTGGAACCTGATGATGAAAAACGTCTATCAAATTCCGCAGGCTTATCAGCTTAAGCAGGACGATTTCAGGTTAAATATCCTTTATACAGATCCTTCGCCAATAAATTATATTACACCGGTATCTGAATCTCAACCTTTTCCAGAGCATGATGATCCGAATTTAAATGTAAAGAATACCGCTTTATTAAACGTATTCAATCTGGATCGACTCAATTACAATAATGATCCGCAGGCCGGAGGAGATGGTTTCTTCGATTATGTTCCGGGAGTAACAGTTGATGTTCAGAACGGACGTATTATCTTTACAACCAAAGAGCCTTTTGGAGAACTTCTTTTCAACAAATTATTAGAAACAAATGGTTCAAGATCTTACGACGATCCAAGTACATATAACGATAACCAGAAGAAGTATGTATTTAGAAATATGTATCGCAATACACAGGCTGCGGCTTTGCAGGACAGTGATAAAAATAAATTCTTATTACGAGGAAAATACAAATCTTCAGGAAGTAACGGTATTCCAATTGGAGCGTTTAACGTTCCTCAGGGATCAGTAGTTGTAACCGCTGCCGGAAGGGTTTTGGTAGAAGGTATCGATTATAGTGTCGATTACCAGCTGGGAAGAGTTCAGATTCTGGATCCTTCATTGCAGGCTTCAAATACACCAATTGAGGTTTCATTAGAAAACAATTCGATCTTTGGACAGCAGACCCGAAGATTTATGGGATTCAATGTTGAACACAAAATCTCGGATAAATTTGTTGTTGGCGGAACTTTCTTAAAAATGACAGAAAGACCGTTTACACAAAAATCAAGTTACGGACAGGAATCAGTAAACAATACTATTTTTGGATTCAACGGAAACTATTCAACAGAAGTTCCTTTCCTGACAAGATTAGCCAATAAACTTCCAAATATCGATACAGATGTTCCTTCGAATTTATCGATTCGAGGTGAAGTTGCCTTTTTAAGACCAGATGCGCCAAAAGCAAGTGATTTTCAAGGAGAAGCTACTATATATGTAGATGATTTCGAGGGGTCGCAGTCAACCATAGATATGCGTTCTGCTTATTCATGGAGTTTGTCTTCTACACCATTTATAAACTCTGCGGGAGATGTTACCTTTAATGCACATTATGAGGATTTAAGATATGGTTATAAAAGAGCAAAATTATCATGGTATACCATTGATCCGGTTTTCTATTCTTCAAAACCATCAGGTATTTCAAACGATGACTTATCATTAAATACTACCAGAAGGATTTACAGTAAAGAATTATATCCAAATACTGATATTGCACAAGGACAGATACAGGTGATCAATACACTCGATTTAACGTATTATCCTTCTGAAAGAGGACCTTATAACAACAATCCTGATTTTGGAGTAACTGACCCTTCAACTAATTTTGGAGGTATAATGCGTGCCTTGAATTCAACAAACTTCGAACAGGGAAATGTTGAGTACATTCAGTTTTGGGTACTTGACCCCTATGTAGGAAATTCACAGGCATCAAATGGTAATATTGGAAAAATATATTTCAATTTAGGGGAAATATCAGAAGATATCTTAAAAGACGGAAGAAAACAATATGAAAACGGACTAGGACCTGATCAGGTATTGGTTAATCCAAGACCGCTTTGGGGAGATGTTCCGGCATCGCAGTCTTTGATTTATGCGTTTGATAACAATGCTGATAATAGAAAAAATCAGGACGTTGGTTTAGATGGTTTGTCAAGTCCGCAGGAAGGTGCAATTTATACCAATTATGCAGGCGAAGCGGATCCTGCTGCTGATGATTATTTGTATTACCTTAATACAGACGGAGGCGTTTTAGAACGTTACAAAAACTACAACGGTACCGAAGGAAACTCGGCAGTAAGTATCAATGATCCTAACCGTGGATCGACCACACTTCCGGATGTTGAGGATATTAACCGTGATAATACCATGAGTACGATCAATGCATATTATGAGTATAGTATTGATATTAAACCGGGAATGGAAGTAGGAGACAAGTATGTTACCGATGTAAGAGATGTTCCAAATGCCGAACTTCCAAACGGGGCGACAACACCTGCAAGATGGATTCAGTTTAAAGTTCCGGTTTCGCAGCCACAAAATACAATTGGTAATATTACAGATTTCAGATCTATCCGATTCATGCGTATGTTCATGACCGGATTCAACGATCAAATGACACTTCGTTTTGGTGCTTTAGATTTAGTACGAGGAGAGTGGAGAAAATATACAGGAACTCTTGATATTAATCATCCGGCGAATCCAAACTCTTCAGTTGAATTTGAAGTAGCAGCGGTGAACGTTCAGGAAAACGGAACGAAAGAACCGGTAAATTACGTAATGCCTCCTGGTGTGCAAAGAGAGCAGTTATACAATAACAATACAATTATTAACCAAAATGAACAGGCATTATCACTTCGTGTTGACGGTACCGGCTTAGAATATCAGGATGCAAGAGCAGTTTTCAAAAACGTAAGCGTGGATATGCGTCAGTACAAAAAACTGAAAATGTTTTTGCACGCTGAATCACTAACAGGAGAAGTGCCGTTAGAAGATGGAGAAATGATTGGTTTTATTCGTTTTGGTAATGACTTTACACAAAACTTCTATCAGGTTGAGGTACCGTTAAATGTCACCAGACCTGTTGGTTCTGCTCAGGTAGCTGCAGATCAGGTCTGGATGGATTCAAACAGCATAGATTTGGCATTGGAGCTCTTGACCAGAATGAAAATTCTTGGAATGAAAATCGATATTAATAGTACCAAGAGAGATGAAAATGGTATTTATTATCCGGATAATGACCCCGAGGTAGAAGGCGGAGATAACAGTGACAGATTAATTTTAGGTATTAAAGGAAATCCAAATTTTGGTCTTGTTCGAAACTTAATGGTGGGGGTAAAAAACCGCTCAGATCATAAAGTTCTTAAAGGGGAATTTTGGTTTAACGAACTTCGTTTAGCCGATTTGGAAAATAAAGGCGGTATGGCGGCGATCTTAAATGTGGATACCAATATGGCCGATTTTGCAACGCTTTCTGCAACAGGAAGAAAAAGCACAATAGGTTTTGGATCTTTAGAACAAGGTGCTAATGAGCGTGACCGTGAAGATGTGCAGCAATACAATATTGTAACCAATTTGAATTTAGGAAAATTACTGCCTCCAAAATGGGGTATTAACCTGCCGTTTAACTATGCAATAGGCGAAGAAGTAATTACGCCTGAATACGATCCTTTTAATCAGGATATTAAATTAAAACAGCTGTTGGAGGTAACAACAGATAAAGCTGAAAGAGATAACATCAGAACCCGTGCGGTCGATTATACAAAACGAAGAAGCATTAACTTTATCGGCGTTAGAAAAGACCGTGCCCAGGAACAAAAACCACACGTTTATGATGTAGAGAACTTTACTTTCTCACAATCTTACAATCAGGTTGACAGACACGATTATGAGGTAGAAGATTATAAAGACGAACAGACTAATACAGCTGTAAATTATGCCTATACTTTTCAGCCAAAAGAAATTACGCCTTTAAAGAACAATAAGTTCATGAAGAAAAGTGAGTACTGGAAGATATTAAGTGATTTTAATTTTAATTATCTCCCTACGAATATTTCTTTCAACAGTAATATCTTAAGGCAGAGTAATCGTCAAATGTACCGCGATGTTCAGGTAGAAGGAATAGAGATTGATCCGCTTTACAGACGAAATTTTGCCTTTAATTACCAGTATGGTTTTGGTTTCAACTTAACCAAATCATTAAAACTGAATTATTCTGCAACATCAAATAATATTGTGCGTAATTTCATGAACGATGATAATGTGCCAAAAGAAGATTTTAATATCTGGGACGATTATTTTGATATAGGAACACCTAACCAGCATGCGCAGCAATTGGTATTGAATTATGATATTCCAATTAATAAAATTCCGGTTTTCGGTTTTGTAAAAGCAAGTTATTCCTATACAGCAGATTATATGTGGCAGCGTTCATCAACAGCGTTTTCGGAATATGTGGATGACACTGGTAACATATTTAATTTAGGAAATACAATTCAGAACTCAAATTCAAATACGCTTACGACAACATTAAATATGAATACGCTGTATAAATATTTAGGTTTGACTCCGGGGGCAAAAACACCAAAGGCAAAACAGCCTGTTGCGGCACCAAAACCGGGAGAAAAAATTGTAAACACAGCAAAACCAGTCGCTGCGAGCAGTCCGTTTTATGATGGTTTGATAGGTGTTTTAACAAGTGTTAAAAACATTCAGATTAACTATACTAAAAACAGCGGGACAGTATTACCGGGATATATACCAAGTGTGGGTTTCTTTGGTACAACCAAACCTAGTTTAGGTTTCGTTTTTGGAAGCCAGGATGATATTCGTTACGAAGCGGCAAAAAACGGCTGGTTAACTACCTATCAGGATTTCAACCAGAACTTTACACAGGTTACCAACAAACTTTTAAAAGTAACGGCTAATATCGATTTGTTTCCGGATTTAAAAGTTGATTTGACTATGGACCGTTCGTACTCAGAAAATACATCAGAGCAGTATAGTGTAAATGAACAAAATGAATATATGCCATTGTCGCCATATACATACGGAATGTTCTCGATTTCAACCGTACTGATTAAAACGGCATTTTCAACGAGTGATGAATTCCAGTCATCGGCATTTGATGATTTTAGAAGTAACCGTCTGGTAATAGCCAATCGTTTGGCGTTAAGCCGTTACGGAAGCGAAGCGGCAATTCCAAGATATGGTGATGATAACAATAAGATTCCGGCACCATCAGATCCTAATTATGCAATATATGTGGCAAATCAGGGATATCCTATTGGGTATACCAAAAGTAATCAGGCTGTTTTACTGCCTGCATTTTTAGCTGCGTATACAGGAGCTGATGCTTCAAGTTCGTCAACAAGTATTTTTAGAAATTTCCCAATACCAAACTGGAGTATTAAGTACAACGGATTAATGCGCTATAAATACTTTAAAGATAAATTTAAGCGTTTTTCATTACAGCACAATTACAGAGCTTCGTACACGGTTAACCAGTTCAGATCTAATTTTGATTACAATGATTCGCCGCAGGTACAGGATGTGAATACGAATTTCTATAACAAAATCATCATGTCTAATGTCAATCTGGTTGAGCAGTTCAGTCCGCTGATCAGAATGGATTTTGAGTTGAAAAGTTCACTTCGTGTTCTTTCTGAAATCAAAAAAGACAGAGCCTTATCAATGAGTTTTGACAACAATTTATTGACAGAAGTAAAGGGAATGGAATATATAATTGGTCTTGGTTATCGTTTTAAAGATGTTATTTTCTCTTCCAGATTAGCAGATAATCCAACTGGAATTATTAAAAGTGATATCAATATCAAGGCAGATTTTTCTTTAAGAAACAATGAAACCCTGGTGCGTTATTTAGATTACGATAATAATCAGCTGGCGGCGGGGCAGAATATCTGGTCAGTAAAATTAACGGCAGATTATTCATTCAGTAAAAACCTGACAGCGATATTCTATTACGATCATTCGTTTTCAAAGGCAGTTATTTCGACTTCATATCCTTTAACAAACATTAGATCGGGATTCACACTTCGTTATAATTTCGGAAATTAA